Proteins encoded in a region of the Limanda limanda chromosome 17, fLimLim1.1, whole genome shotgun sequence genome:
- the wnt9b gene encoding protein Wnt-9b — protein sequence MRSRLPRTACLLRLTALCILLSHTAAYFGLTGREPLVFLPGPFSNEPPTGKAHLKQCEQMPLTRRQKRLCRREPGLAETLRESVRLSLLECRYQFRSERWNCSLEGRTSLLKRAFKETAFLLAVSSAALTHALAKACSSGRMERCTCDDSPGIQHREAWQWGVCGDNLKYSTKFLKKFLDQKMVNRDMRAQVDAHNINVGVRAVRSGLKTTCKCHGVSGSCALRTCWKQLSPFHDTGRLLKYRYDTAVRVLSVTNVATGETELTGPRRHGQSLRTTDLVYLEESPSFCRPSRYSPGTGGRLCAKDTSCQSLCCGRGYNTAMHLTSLSCHCQVRWCCHVECQTCVREEEVYTCKSA from the exons ATGCGCTCCAGGCTCCCACGGACCGCCTGTCTACTGCGACTCACCGCGCTCTGCATCCTCCTCTCGCACACCGCAGCCTATTTTGG GCTGACAGGTCGGGAACCCTTGGTGTTTTTACCTGGTCCGTTTTCCAATGAACCTCCGACAGGAAAGGCCCACCTGAAGCAGTGCGAGCAGATGCCTCTGACCAGGCGGCAGAAGAGGCTCTGTCGCCGGGAGCCTGGTTTGGCGGAGACGCTGCGGGAGTCGGTCCGCCTCAGCCTCCTGGAGTGTCGCTACCAGTTCAGGAGTGAGCGCTGGAACTGCAGCCTGGAAGGACGGACGAGTCTTCTGAAGAGAG CGTTCAAGGAGACCGCCTTCCTCCTGGCAGTGTCCTCCGCAGCACTGACCCATGCACTCGCCAAAGCATGCAGCTCGGGCCGAATGGAGAGGTGCACGTGCGACGACTCCCCCGGCATCCAGCATCGGGAAGCATGGCAGTGGGGGGTCTGCGGTGACAACCTGAAATACAGCACCAAGTTTCTGAAGAAGTTCCTCGACCAGAAGATGGTCAACAGGGACATGAGGGCTCAGGTggacgcccacaacatcaacgTTGGCGTTCGG GCGGTGAGGAGCGGCCTGAAAACAACCTGCAAGTGCCATGGCGTCTCCGGCTCGTGTGCCCTGCGGACTTGTTGGAAGCAGCTGTCGCCTTTCCACGACACCGGGCGGCTGCTGAAGTATCGATATGACACGGCCGTGCGGGTGCTGAGCGTCACCAACGTGGCCACGGGGGAGACGGAGCTCACCGGGCCCCGGCGTCACGGCCAGAGCCTGCGCACTACTGACCTGGTCTACCTGGAAGAGTCCCCCAGCTTCTGCAGGCCTTCACGCTACTCTCCGGGCACGGGGGGCCGGTTGTGCGCCAAAGACACCAGCTGTCAGAGCCTGTGCTGCGGACGGGGTTACAACACCGCCATGCACCTCACCAGCCTGTCCTGCCACTGCCAGGTGCGCTGGTGCTGCCACGTGGAGTGCCAgacgtgtgtgagagaggaggaggtgtacACCTGCAAAAGTGCATAG